In Pseudoalteromonas carrageenovora IAM 12662, the following proteins share a genomic window:
- the pheS gene encoding phenylalanine--tRNA ligase subunit alpha — MNLENILAQALEAVASASEIAQLEEIRVNYLGKKGEITSLLKTLGKIAPEERKEAGQVINQAKQDVQAAINDKRELLASKALEEKLAAETIDVTLPGRVMPTGGLHPVTRTIERIESFFGELGFEVKSGPEIEDDFHNFDALNIPEHHPARADHDTFYFNPKLVLRTQTSGVQIRTMETEQPPLRIISPGRVYRNDYDQTHTPMFHQVEGLMVDTDVSFTELKGILHDFLRNFFEEDMEIRFRPSFFPFTEPSAEVDVMGKDGKWLEVLGCGMVHPNVLKSVGIDPEKYTGFAFGMGVERLTMLRYGVNDLRAFFENDLKFLNQFR; from the coding sequence ATGAACTTAGAAAATATATTAGCGCAAGCACTTGAGGCGGTAGCCAGTGCCAGTGAAATCGCGCAACTAGAAGAGATCAGGGTTAATTACCTTGGTAAAAAAGGCGAAATCACTAGCTTACTTAAAACACTGGGTAAAATTGCTCCTGAAGAACGCAAAGAAGCAGGGCAGGTAATTAACCAAGCTAAGCAAGATGTTCAAGCTGCAATTAACGATAAGCGTGAGCTTTTAGCAAGTAAAGCACTAGAAGAAAAGCTAGCCGCAGAAACAATTGACGTTACTTTACCTGGGCGTGTAATGCCAACAGGTGGATTGCATCCGGTAACACGAACAATTGAACGTATTGAAAGCTTTTTTGGTGAGTTAGGTTTTGAGGTTAAATCAGGCCCTGAGATTGAAGATGACTTTCATAACTTTGATGCATTAAATATCCCTGAGCATCACCCTGCGCGTGCTGATCACGATACCTTTTATTTCAATCCTAAATTAGTACTGCGTACACAAACAAGTGGCGTGCAAATTCGTACTATGGAAACAGAACAGCCACCGCTACGTATTATTTCACCAGGGCGAGTGTATCGTAACGATTACGACCAAACTCATACTCCTATGTTCCATCAGGTAGAAGGGTTAATGGTTGATACCGATGTAAGCTTTACTGAGCTTAAAGGTATTTTACATGACTTTTTACGTAACTTTTTTGAAGAAGATATGGAAATTCGTTTCCGTCCTTCATTTTTCCCATTTACAGAACCATCTGCTGAAGTGGATGTTATGGGTAAAGACGGTAAATGGTTAGAAGTATTAGGCTGTGGCATGGTTCACCCTAACGTTCTTAAGTCGGTGGGTATTGACCCAGAAAAATACACTGGTTTTGCATTTGGTATGGGCGTAGAGCGCTTAACTATGCTGCGCTACGGCGTAAACGACTTACGTGCATTTTTTGAAAATGACTTAAAATTCCTAAACCAGTTCCGTTAA
- the hda gene encoding DnaA inactivator Hda: MQNAEPMQMALPVTLPDDETFASYFGGEDSLEVNHLKDSFSKLSKTFQYTYLCGLGDSGKSHLLYATCVKAQERGLSNMLLSMREVIDFGPMVLDGLEALDVLCIDDVHLVAGNDPWEKALFNFYNRFNEPGKMLVVTADLLPDMLNISLPDLESRLKWGTTFQIRSMSDDDKAQALVKRAHMRGLELSDECARFLLTRLSRDMRALLDVLDKLDHASMAAQRKLTIPFIKSTLKL, translated from the coding sequence ATGCAAAACGCTGAGCCTATGCAAATGGCTTTACCGGTCACCTTACCGGATGATGAAACCTTTGCATCATATTTTGGTGGTGAGGACTCGTTAGAGGTTAACCATTTAAAGGACAGCTTTTCAAAGTTATCTAAAACGTTTCAGTACACCTATTTATGTGGTTTAGGTGATTCAGGCAAGTCTCACCTGCTATACGCCACTTGTGTAAAAGCACAAGAGCGCGGGTTATCCAACATGCTATTATCAATGCGTGAAGTTATTGATTTTGGCCCGATGGTGCTCGATGGCTTAGAGGCTCTCGATGTATTGTGTATAGACGATGTTCACTTAGTCGCTGGGAATGATCCTTGGGAAAAAGCATTATTTAATTTCTATAATCGCTTTAACGAACCTGGGAAAATGCTCGTAGTTACCGCTGACTTACTTCCTGATATGCTCAATATTAGCCTTCCCGATTTAGAGTCTCGGCTAAAGTGGGGCACTACATTTCAAATTCGCTCTATGAGCGATGATGATAAAGCTCAGGCGCTTGTGAAACGTGCGCATATGCGTGGATTGGAATTGAGCGATGAATGTGCACGGTTTTTACTAACGCGTTTAAGCCGTGATATGCGCGCTTTACTCGATGTATTAGACAAATTAGATCATGCATCTATGGCTGCACAGCGAAAATTAACAATTCCCTTTATAAAATCAACGTTAAAGCTGTAG
- a CDS encoding DUF2066 domain-containing protein has translation MYRLLISAISFIFCFSVSAVEVTDLYQDILNVDDKTRDTRLNASRKALLNVLVKVSGDETADQNKLAQQRTKDISDYMLKFEYDERANGKLKLVVKFEARKINALVKELNLPLWGVQRPLVAIWLGIEDNWRRELVTQESYPQLEQLIYDKAGRRGLPVVVPLLDLQDRRLVGVPEVWGNFSEPVEEASKRYSAERSITARMFQEQDSENWILDWRFTNDDLFESNRLTGDKQQIVGQMIDTLAQGLASEYAIDPNAYYQQASATLTLKETNSFVDIELAKRRLLSLSVVTDVTILRKTPELVEFKLNHTGSVNDLKKALGLDSAFRDYVDPRAFYHVVDKSSLEYQWVGE, from the coding sequence GTGTATAGATTATTAATTAGTGCCATATCATTTATATTTTGTTTTTCTGTATCGGCGGTTGAAGTAACTGATCTGTATCAAGATATATTAAACGTCGATGATAAAACCAGAGATACGCGTTTAAATGCGAGCCGCAAGGCATTGCTTAATGTTTTAGTTAAAGTGAGTGGTGATGAAACAGCAGATCAAAATAAACTTGCGCAGCAACGCACTAAAGATATCTCAGATTATATGCTCAAATTTGAGTATGACGAGCGAGCAAACGGAAAACTTAAATTAGTTGTTAAATTTGAAGCGCGTAAAATAAATGCGCTTGTTAAAGAGCTCAATTTACCACTGTGGGGTGTTCAGCGACCACTCGTTGCTATTTGGCTAGGTATTGAAGACAATTGGCGCAGAGAATTAGTAACACAAGAAAGTTACCCGCAGTTGGAGCAGTTAATTTATGATAAAGCAGGACGCCGTGGCTTACCAGTTGTTGTGCCTTTGCTTGATTTACAAGACAGGCGCTTAGTAGGTGTCCCCGAAGTTTGGGGGAATTTTTCTGAGCCCGTTGAAGAAGCATCTAAGCGTTACAGTGCAGAGCGAAGTATTACTGCAAGAATGTTTCAAGAACAAGACAGTGAAAACTGGATACTAGATTGGCGCTTTACTAACGACGATTTGTTTGAATCAAATAGATTAACGGGCGACAAGCAGCAAATTGTAGGGCAAATGATTGATACTCTCGCGCAAGGCCTTGCAAGCGAATATGCAATTGATCCTAATGCCTATTATCAGCAAGCTTCTGCAACACTTACTTTAAAAGAAACTAATAGCTTTGTTGATATCGAATTAGCAAAACGTAGATTACTTAGTTTAAGTGTAGTAACCGACGTAACTATTTTACGAAAAACTCCAGAGCTTGTTGAATTTAAGTTAAACCATACGGGCAGTGTAAACGATCTTAAAAAAGCACTTGGCCTTGATTCTGCTTTTAGAGACTACGTTGACCCACGTGCTTTTTATCATGTGGTTGATAAAAGTAGTTTAGAATATCAGTGGGTTGGCGAGTAA